The Panicum virgatum strain AP13 chromosome 3N, P.virgatum_v5, whole genome shotgun sequence genome includes the window CTAACTTCTTCACGTCGTTCCACTCCGTTTTTGTGATTCCTTAACGACATTTGAGAAACACAAGAAACTACCCATTGCCGCAAACCTAACCTCATTCTGTTGAGCTTGAGCACTCTTGTTCTTAGTATATACTAGCCTATCAATGTACTGTGGTATTCTATCAATCCACAACGCTGCTCTGCATCAACATTGCTATTTGGTAGTACCATTGGAGATGAACAATTTATTCAGACAGCGACTGCCCAAACCCGAGACCATCTTCTCTGGTCTCAGACGGACATACAGACACAATCATACAACCCAATCAACGTTGAGGCCGGGCAATGGCGTTTCGCAAGTGGCGGCTGCTGGCATTGTCGGCTAGCCTAGGCGGAAGTTGTTGCAGTTCGTCTGCCGGAATAGCAGCGACGAACTGAACCCGAGCCGCGACGCCTCCAGGTCGAACTCCACCAGGTTGTCCTCCATCATGTGCCCGCCGATCACCACCGACGTCCTCGGCGTCTTGCCGCCGTCCACCACGCCGAGGCACAGCGCGCCGCCCTTGGCGGCCACCATCGAGTTCTCCCCGAACACCACCCACGACGCGGCCTCGCTCCCCAGCAGCAGCTCGATGGTCGGCACCGCGGGGCCCACGCGCGTGCTCCCGACCTTGCTCCCGTCGTAGCACAGCTTGAAGGGTGCcacgggcgcggcgcgcgggatcATGGCCGTCTCGGCCGCGAACGCGTCGGTGACGGCCTTGTGGATGGAGGTCTCCAGCACGGTGTAGGGCTCCACCGTGCTGAGCTTGGTCCCGCCCACGCCCTTCTTGTCGATGGCCAGCAGCGTCGCGTTCAGCGGCACGGAGCGGCCGTTCACCTTGATGCCCGTCACGCCGACGAAGTACTCGTCCGACTTGTCGCCCTTGGCGGACACGCCCGCCGTGCTCACCGGGTTGACGAGGAGCGGGGTGTAGATGAGCGACGCGTTGGACAGCACGAGGCCGGGCTGGAACGCGTAGGGCGCGTCGCCGAAGACGacggcgcccgccgcgcccgccggcggcAGGCAGAGCGCGAACCTGCGCGAGAACCGGAACGTGGCGGCGAGCTGCGTGGGCAGCGCGAAGCGGGCGCGGCTGAGCGACGCCATCCCCGCGGCGCCCGCCGCGAGGCCCTCCGTCAGGAACGTGGAGCCGCAGGTGAAGAGGAACGCCGGCGCCGTGGCGAGCGGGCCCGGCGCCGGGCGGAACGTGGTGGGCAGCGCCAGCACGTCGGTGATGATGTTGCCGCCCGTGCTGACGTGCGTGACCGTGTTCCCGGGGAACCCGGCGCAGGTGTCGTTGAGGCAGGACGGGCTCGGCGGCCCCGAGCAGGtggtggcgcaggcggcggagCGCGAGAGGCGGCAGGGCTTGGACCCGCACGGCACGCGGCGGTAGGTGGAGGACGCGTACCCGGCGTCGCAGTCCACCCAGAGCGTGGCGCCCGCGAGGTCCAGCACCGCCTGCACGGGCACCAGCGGCGTGCGCTGCCGGAACCCCGCCACGTACTGCTGCGTGGCGGCCGCGTCTTTGCTCACCGGCAGCACCACGGCGCTCGTGGGGTTgctgccgccggagccggccgcGTCGGCGCGGCAGGCCGACAGCGCgcagaggaagaggagagcGGCGAGACGAGTACCAGCAGGGGGTCGTGGTCGTGGTCGTGCCATGCTGGGCTGGGCAGCAGGACGCGATGGCCGATGGCGATGTGAAGTTGCTGCTAGCAGCTGCAAGCTAGGAATTTTATAGCCGAGGTGGGGATTGGAGATGGGGGAAGTGGCGCCGtggcggggcgcgcgcgcgtcgccgccCGAAATGGACCGGTCGACGGTCGTAGTGGCTGGTTGGTGCGCACCAGTGTCTTTTCGGCTGGCGAGGCTGCGAGTCCACGGCGGCCCGGCGGCCAGACTGCGCCGCGCGTCTGCATGGCGCGACCATTTTTGTATGGGTCAGATCTAGGAGGCGGGCGAGGGGGATCTCGCCCAGGCCACGAGCGCTTATCCTGACGCACCGACGTGGCGCCGGTTGTCGCCGCCTCTGACTTGGACTTTTTTTAGTGCTGGTTCCCACTGAGCTGACGAGTCGTTGTCTTGTCTTTCTGGAGAACTGCGCAGATCCGGGCAAAcccaccggcgacggcgagcccgGCCAACGGTGAAACCATGGGGGGAAGTGTAGTTTTTGGGAGAAAAAGGTCGGCAGCTCGGCGTTCCCGGCACGCGGGACACGCACCAGTTTTTGCGCACGCCGGCAGGGGATGGGGATGGGGCGAGGCAGGGATATGCAGGAAACGAACTGGACCACGACCACGACGCTGCCGGCGATGGGCATCTGGTTCTGGTGGATGAAGGATGAGGACTGAGGAGGCTTGGAACTTTTGGTCCACGATGCTGTCAGGTCAGCAGGACAGCCGCGTGCTGAATCTGCTGATGTAGGAGATCAGAACATGCAAATGTCTGGGCATGACAGGCCAGCGCACACCAAACGGCCCGGAGCTAGTTTCTACGCCGGATGGAATTGGCAAGGCCCAGATAGATGGCCAGATCTTTAGGGACATGTTGATCTCTTTGCTCGAtcttgctctttttttttctgaatggaTTGATCTTGCTCTTCCTTCTAATAAGCAACAAAAAAGGGGATAACTTTGCTTTGTTCAAAGCAAATTAGCTAGCTTCCGGTACAGACAGATGCCACTGACAGCTGCTTAAAGGGAAGTCATAATCATGCTCTCAACTCCAATAATACTGACTGAATTTGGAGAAGTCCTGTCTTTTAAAAAAGGAGATTTACTCCTTTTAAAGTGATTTAGATATTGTATTTGCTAAGTCACCAACATGGACCGTTGGATCCCATTTAGGACCGATCTGTGTgtcttgttttgtttttgtgtttATGTTTATGTTTATGCTTATGTTTTAttctattttgtttttttatcttGTTTTTGTGTCTAGTGTTACAAGTGACTTCACTTTAAAAAGTACTTCataggaaaaaaaaagtttactATAATTTATATATACTAGTACACATAAGCTTTGACTAATTGTCAGTCAAAATTTTTACAAAGATTGAATAAATATTTAATGCTAATAGGCCCTATGAAAATAAATGGAGGAAGTATCAAGTCACTGGTAGGGTGTTCATTTGACAAGTGGATTGGTTATGGATCCTTCATTCAAACTTTAAATGGAACCAACTTGTTTGGTTTGAGAATTGCATTGATGGAGGTCCATCTCTACCTCACCTCTCACAATCACATTGTTACTTAATAATAACAAATGATCCCATCTTACTAAATTTAGATTTCATAGGATGATCATACAATAGAGATTCCATTCTAAATGAGTTGGCACCCCAGTCCAAACACCTTATAGGTCTACCACCTTATTCACAATAATGACATCCTTCCTAATATCTATTCCTTTCTTATCCATTCTTCTATAATGGTACTAGTAAGGCATGTTTGGATGATTACATCAACATACTAGACTTTTTTAGGTAAAGTATAGCAATCCAATTTGTAGGTGCCAATTTAACCAACTTTAGGCAAATAGGACATGGTACAAAAGATCTGCCACTAGCACTGCAATGAAGAAAGCACATGCCTAACTTGGTTCGTGCATGAAGAATCTATGTTAGCTTTTGTACTATGCTTAAAAATATTATAATTTAGGATAATAAGTCCATATTGCCCTTAATTCTTCCATTTGTCTAATTTTGTCTTCAGCACTAATGTTCTTTTGGTTAGTATATCAACACCAATCAAAAGCAATTTAATGCTGATAATATTTTTCAATTTAAAGGGAAAAACTCAAACAAGTTAGAAAATTATGAAAGTGACTAGAACTCTCGGAACAAGTTGTATAAGCTTTACCAGTTTCAAAGAAGGATataataaattcaaaaaaaaataaattttaaataaaTTCATATGTGATCAATGGCAAGAAATCTCTTCATCTTAAACTGCTTTGACCAAGACCattgatgaaaaaaaaagacataacTGATAGTTGGGATACTCAAACTAATTGAAAGTTGGGATACTCAAATCAATCCGAATTGGAGTTTGGGATCAAATAGAATAAATTGGAAGTTGAGGTGTAAACATAAACTTATGCTAAAATATAGTTCAGCTTGTCGAGAATCATCTACTTGTATTTGGCTGGCActttgcttcaaaaaaaaatggctGGCATAGTTTCCTCCCAAATATTTTACACCTCGTCATATtaaagagaatcttgctattcatgagtattaaataaaatctgtttgcaaaattttttacacagatgagttgtaaatcgcgagatgaatctaatgagcctacttaattcataatttgcaccAGTGATGTtatagtaatcatccgctaattatggattaattaggtttattaaATTCATCTCGCCATTTACAACTTATTCGTGCAAAATGTTttgtaaacaaattttattaatATACTCTTACGTAGCAAGATTTTTGTAATTTAAGTAAAGTGTTTTGCTTAAATTacgaaaggaaaaagaaaaggaaaaggaaaaggaaaaagaaaaagaaaagtctCTCGAGAATTCAGATCGGCGTGGGAATCCGCACCGTAAAACCACTGACAACGCCTTCCAATTCCAAGAGCAGAGGCGCAGcgaagcagcagcggcgagaaAGCCCTCCGTCGGTCGCGGccgtcgcccgccgctgccgatCGGACCCCGTCGAGCCTAGCCTAGCCGAGCTGAGCCGGTAAACCTTCCCCAAATCTCCACCCGTGTCATCTCGCTGATCCACATCGGGGCCCGATCTGAGAGTCCCGGCGTCTCCGCAGCGCTCTCCCCGAtccgggcggccgcggcgccggcatGGCGCGGTTCGAGGTGAACGGCAAGTCGGTGCAGGGCGTGgacctgctgcggcggcggtacTGGGCGTCGCGCCTCGACTCCTGGCCCTTCCTCGCGCTCTATgcgctctggctgctgctcgccgTCCCTGCGCTCGACTTCACTGACGCGCTTATCGTCCTCGCGGCGCTCTCCGCTGCCCACatcctcgccttcctcttcaccGCCTGGTCCGTCGACTTCCGGGCCTTCGTCGGATACTCCAAGGCGAGTTGCCTCACAGGGCTCCAAAACCCATCTAGTCAGCATTATCCGCATCTGTTTGGGGGCTTTAAATTTTAGGTCTGAACGACTTGAGCTTGGCGACGGTGCAGGTCAAGGATATCCATGCGGCTAATGCGTGCAAGGTGACTCCCGCAAAGTTCTCTGGGTCCAAGGAGATTGTGCCCTTGCACATACGGAGAAATGTCAGTACAACATCGTTTTCTAAGAGCTGGTAGTTAGCTTAGAATTTTTGCTACAAAGCTTGATGATTGGGTATCTGTTCAGGTGGCCTCGTCTTCGGCTGCAGGAGAGAATGAGGAGATTTACTTTGATTTTCGGAAGCAGAGGTTCATCTACTCAGCGGAGAAAGATAACTTTTTAAAACTCCGGTACCCAACGAAGGAGCCAATCAGCAATTATGCCAAGGGTACTGGATTTGGAACTGAGGCCAAGATTAACACTGCTGTGGATAAATGGGGTAGAAACATGTAAGATGCATCTTTGCTCCCTATTTTGTACTGGGCTTTCAGGAATTTAGCTAGAGAGCTTTTAACTGGTAGCTGCATAATCGATCATCACGTAGATCAAACGTGAGAAACACAAGTATAGTTTAAGATGGTAAGGCTGAACTTAATTGTAGGTTAGTGTCTTAAAATTCAGTGTGCAATTTGAGTTTAAAATTTACTCCATCCAGTACCACATCTTGAAGGAAATTCTCAATTCAAACTTATGCTGAATCCATCATGAGCATAGAGGAATATTGCTGAGCTACAATGCACATTCATGCCACATATTATCTGAAATAAATAGACTTGTACACTAGGTGAACCAATTGTGGACTAGATTTAAACGAGTAGCTAAAGGGATTTGTGCTGCATACATGGACATGCCAACATAACTTGTTACTATATCGAATTCTTATTGCACTTCATCCTATCACATGTAGTTGTATTTTTTGCACAAACTTGCTGTCAAAACCTTCGAATATTTTGACTACCAATGTTCTAAGTATTTAGATTGGAATCTTGAAATCATCTGTATAGGGAAAGGACATGGACAATGTTATAATCCTATTGGATTTGGTAAATGTAGTACAATAAATAAATTCTAATTTAGTGGTCAAAGCATTTTGGAGACTGTGCCTGTGCCATCGTCCAAAACAGCATGTATTTGTTATTTGTGACTGGACATCAGAGGAATAGTTTATGGTAATATTGGCAACATGTAACTGTTTTAAGTCCAAATTCTGAGTACATAATGGGATGCAAAGGAATACATGCTGCAGGGATGATCTAGGGAATAAATGCAAAGTGAAAAATACTAGGTGTCAGGGAATTTTAATTATGCACAGTGGATGTGGATGCTTCTGATTCTACTAGTGACTTTTGCATCAAATTGAACATACTAGGTTCGAATATATGGAAGTTTTACACTATACATTCAGCTGTTAACAAAAGTGTCTAACAATATTTATTGTTCCTCTCTAGATTTGAGTATCCGCAGCCCACATTTCAGAAATTAATGAAGGAGCAAATCATGGAACCATTTTTTGTTTTCCAGGTTACTCTCTTTTATCTCTATATACTTATTATTTTGCCCACTTATATATCTTTGATGGCATTGAGCTTCTTTATGCAGGTTTTCTGCGTTGCTCTTTGGTGCCTGGACGAGTATTGGTACTACAGTTTGTTTACGCTCTTCATGCTTTTCCTGTTTGAGTCTACTATGGCAAAGAATAGACTGAAGACATTGACTGAGCTAAGACGTGTGAAAGTTGATAATCAGATTGTGTTGACCTATAGATGTGGAAAGTATGGCTCCTTCCATTTGATTGAGTGCTTATCTATTTCAGTATATACCATCCTAATTGCAAGTTCTTTCTTCAGATGGGTTAAAATCCCTGGAACTGAACTACTACCTGGAGATATTGTGTCAATAGGTCGCTCAACTAGTGGTGAAGATAGATCTGTACCAGCAGATATGCTATTATTAGCTGGGTCTGCAATAGTAAATGAAGCTATTCTTACAGGAGAATCTACTCCACAGTGGAAGGTTTTCTTTCATTTCCCCTTGGACTTATTtaattagaaaaatctcatttCATCTGGAAAAGTTGCACTTTCCACCCTATTTTTTGAAATTCCATTCTGGATGCGGTTCTAATTTCTGAAGTCATATAGACTATTATAATATGCCATTCTTGTGTTGCACATTTTGTTCAAAATACGTTACAACAGTCAACAAGTTTTCTTGCATATTATATAACTAAAAATCAATGCTTTACGTTTATCTCTTAAAATTTACAACCAAGTCACTGGAGAGCATCTGTTCCACAGATATAAGTACATTGGATTCGGCAATAAAATGTAAAACAAGTGTTACTTGACAAAGAAGATATAGATGATAGTTCCTAAGCAATATTTTTAGGATGCATTTATTGATCATCTCAGGAGGAGACTGTATATGGATTGTCACAAAGCTACCTGAATGGTTGGGATTTTACCAGAATGGCTGGAATGACctggtgtttttttttgttagaaCAAAACCATGCTTAAATTCAATTCTTTTTGCTACAGTTAAATAGTGCAATCATTCTGGCTAGAAACAGATGAAATTAACAGTGTGCTTCAGATTATATGTTCTGTGTTACTTCCAAAACTCTGTTCTCTAAATTCCTTGCTCCTATTCTTTTTTTGTTAGACCAATTCCTTGCTCCTATTCTTGTGCCTTAGCTATATAGTATTTGTTCTCTCGAAGGCTCTGACTATACATCTACTGATAGGTTTCAATTGCTGGCCGTGGTCCTGAGGAAATGCTATCTATAAAGCGGGATAAAAACCATATCCTATTTGGTGGCACTAAGATATTGCAACACACTGCAGATAAGGTAGATATGCGCCTCTCCTGCCAGCTATCTGTGCCCAATAGATTTCTACCTTTGCTGACATGTTTGCTGTGTATAGTCGGTAAATCTTAGAGCACCTGATGGTGGTTGTGTAGCCTTTGTATTGAGAACTGGATTTGAGACTAGCCAAGGAAAATTGATGAGGACCATTTTATTTTCAACTGAGAGGGTAACATCTTTTTCTTTGGTAATGAAAGTAACTTGTATGAAGGCATGAAGGTCTGATATTCTCATTTTGATTGCGCAACAGGTTACTGCAAACAACAAGGAAAGTGGCTTGTTTATACTCTTTTTGCTCTTCTTTGCCATTATCGCGTCTGGTTATGTGCTTATGAAGGTTACACCAGAAACTACTATCTGTGCAGTGGATCATTGTTTTTTATCCTACCATGTAGTTCCTtgcctcttcttgtcctccattaAACTGTTGTTTTATCTTATGTGTAGGGACTGGAGGACCCGACAAGGAGCAGATACAAGCTTTTATTGAGTTGTTCCTTGATTATTACTTCTGTGATACCCCCTGAACTACCAATGGAGCTCTCCATAGCAGTCAACACATCTTTAATTGCGTTAGCTCGGCGTGGTATTTTCTGCACTGAGCCATTCAGAATACCATTTGCTGGGAAGGTTAGTAAGGAAACCTTACCAAGTCAGCATGTCTTCTTTCTTTACAAGCTTTTAAGAGTTCTCTTTGATCAGGTTGACATATGCTGCTTCGACAAGACGGGGACTCTGACATCAGATGATATGGTAAGTTATGTGCTTAGTTTATTTCCTTATGTAAGTCAATATAAGGGGGGGTTCAAAACTGACAAACCCTAACTTTCAGGAATTCCAAGGTATTGTTACtttggaagatgatgatgagctAATATCTGATGCAAATAAGCTGCCCCTCCGAACTCAAGAAGTGCTTTCCAGTTGCCATGCGTTGGTATTTGTCGACAACAAACTGGTATGGTGCAATTAGCTAATAACTAACTGTTTGCATGAAGATGTGAAGTATAATAAAGTAACCATGAAAGCATATCCCTTTTTTATTGATGGTATCTTTCATCTTAATAAAGGTTGGTGATCCCCTTGAAAAGGCTGCTATAAAGGGCATAGACTGGATCTACACATCTGATGAGAAGGCCATGTCTAAAAAGTAAGCTGTTATATGCATTAATCTGCATGAATATGTGAGCAGCCAAGCTTGTGATTGAGTGAACTTGATGCTCATGGATGATGTCATTGTTTTATCACTGGGAAAGAATATCTTGGGCGGTTATTACTGCTTTCCCTGCTTCACTGCTAGCATTAGATATTACATTTATGTCATGTTTTCTTTGTTGCAGGCCTGGTGGTCAACCTGTACAGATTGTGCACAGGTTCCATTTTGCTTCTCACTTGAAGAGAATGTCTGTTGTCGTCCGTATTCAGGAGAAATTTTATGCTTTCATTAAGGTAAGAATTTTGAGAGATGAGTATTTTCTCTTATTCCAAGACATCTGTATCTTGGAGAAAAGAGAACCAAAATGATCTTCATAGGGTTTTGATAATTTGAATATTTACCGTTGGAGGTTAAGACCTCTGTTGGCCATATTGTTTCAATGGAAAAGGTTGGAAATCTTTGGCAGATGTGATTAGAGTTCAAAGCAGAGTTCACCTTTGTCACCCGCAGTTCGAAGCAGTCTTTGTCAAATTGACTGTATTCTCTATTAGAGTAACTATTATTTGTATATACTTTTCTTTATTTGCTACCTAAACAAAAAATGTTATGTCttgtgttcaagaaaaaaaaatgttcagTTTCCGAACAAAAAAGTCTTAACATATGGACCTAAGTGTGATACAACCAATTCTCCATTCAAAACTATGGTTGAATCTCTCTATGTTAGAATAGCTGCCATTCAACAAGTCTTAGCACTATCTTTCTTTCTATCACAGTTGACAGGGGGAAAAATTATAGCtggaaaaagggaaaatcaCAATATTTGTTGAGTTTTATAATTCAGAAAACAATCATTACATGAATTAATTTTTAGTTGGCCCATAAGAACAAGTCAATCATTTATTCTGTGGCTGAGGTGCTGTGAgattactttcaatatttttccCGGTATCTTgattgatttggtcttcttttttcttATGCCCATGTGTCTTATACCTTTTGATCTTCAGGGTGCACCAGAGACCATCCAAGAGAGATTAGTTGATTTACCTGCTGCATATGTGGAGACATACAAGAAATTCACGCGGCAGGGTTCTCGGGTCTTGGCTCTTGCATATAAATTGCTTCCTGAGATGCCTGTAAGTTTCTGTTTGATTTTAATCATGTTATTTGCCTGTAGCCATTCCCTGCTACTCTATTACTATTGTCAGTGTACTTCCATAAATTTCCTGAGAACAAAGGAAAAACCTTATTGATTAATTGATGCAGAGGGGCCATCCAAATTTCAACTTTCCAAGCATTGTCGATTTTGTGAACTCCAATGATACTCCACATGCATGCAGCTTGTTGCTAGATCAGATAAAATCATTATTTACTGGAAATTGGAATCCTATAGTTTTTTATTAGCTTTGATAGTGCTGATGGATTGATGGGCTAATTGAAAAGGTCTGGTAAAAGAATTATTGCTTTACAAAACAGGATATATGTTAATAGTATCATTATCCAATTTCAGAATTATCCTCTTTTATGCATTTGATGTGTTTCACTTGATCACTTCGTGTACTTGATATCCGCCACATTGAGATAATTTATTCTTGAAAGGTCAGATAATAATATATTCGAAATTCCTGTGGTAGATTTCACAAAGCATCATTACCTGCTTGCCTTAAGTAACTTCTAAATGGAGTTCATCACCCTGCATGTACCTTGGGACTTCATGGCTATTTGCATCTGTTCATAGTTTTTGTCTGTCTATGAGGCGTCAACTGCTTAGATATTAACTGAAATAACTTTGAAACAGAGTTTATTATCTGCCTGTGTTTAACTTGTAATGTTTGAACTTTAAAGCTATTTGTATTTGTTCATATCTTCCTTTCCTTGCTTGTTTTCTCTGAAAAATGTATCTGGTTATAGTGACCTCTTGTTGTTTAAATAACAGGTTAGTGAAGCTAGAAGTCTGGAAAGGGATCAAGTAGAGAGCGACCTAACATTTTCTGGTTTTGCAGTATGATTTTTTCCTCTTAtgcatcatttttttctttgcaaATTTTCTAGAGTCGGTTGACATGTTTTTCTTATGTGGTTGTGTTGGGTTGGAATCAGGTCTTCAACTGTCCTATAAGGAGTGACTCTGGTGCTGTCTTACAAGAACTAGGACAATCTTCCCATGACTTGGTATATCCTCCTATTTATCTTGTAACCATTTATGGTAATAAATTTGCGTACTGCAAGCTTGATTTCATGCCAGTAATGTCGTACATATATACAAGTGCATCCCCCAAAGGTTGTAGACATACTGGTGCACTCATAGCAGCAACCTAGAAGAACTGTAAATCATATTTTTCTGTTTTATATGATTAATGTACTTACTGGCTCTGTTA containing:
- the LOC120665537 gene encoding probable aspartic proteinase GIP2 — its product is MARPRPRPPAGTRLAALLFLCALSACRADAAGSGGSNPTSAVVLPVSKDAAATQQYVAGFRQRTPLVPVQAVLDLAGATLWVDCDAGYASSTYRRVPCGSKPCRLSRSAACATTCSGPPSPSCLNDTCAGFPGNTVTHVSTGGNIITDVLALPTTFRPAPGPLATAPAFLFTCGSTFLTEGLAAGAAGMASLSRARFALPTQLAATFRFSRRFALCLPPAGAAGAVVFGDAPYAFQPGLVLSNASLIYTPLLVNPVSTAGVSAKGDKSDEYFVGVTGIKVNGRSVPLNATLLAIDKKGVGGTKLSTVEPYTVLETSIHKAVTDAFAAETAMIPRAAPVAPFKLCYDGSKVGSTRVGPAVPTIELLLGSEAASWVVFGENSMVAAKGGALCLGVVDGGKTPRTSVVIGGHMMEDNLVEFDLEASRLGFSSSLLFRQTNCNNFRLG
- the LOC120665538 gene encoding probable manganese-transporting ATPase PDR2, coding for MARFEVNGKSVQGVDLLRRRYWASRLDSWPFLALYALWLLLAVPALDFTDALIVLAALSAAHILAFLFTAWSVDFRAFVGYSKVKDIHAANACKVTPAKFSGSKEIVPLHIRRNVASSSAAGENEEIYFDFRKQRFIYSAEKDNFLKLRYPTKEPISNYAKGTGFGTEAKINTAVDKWGRNIFEYPQPTFQKLMKEQIMEPFFVFQVFCVALWCLDEYWYYSLFTLFMLFLFESTMAKNRLKTLTELRRVKVDNQIVLTYRCGKWVKIPGTELLPGDIVSIGRSTSGEDRSVPADMLLLAGSAIVNEAILTGESTPQWKVSIAGRGPEEMLSIKRDKNHILFGGTKILQHTADKSVNLRAPDGGCVAFVLRTGFETSQGKLMRTILFSTERVTANNKESGLFILFLLFFAIIASGYVLMKGLEDPTRSRYKLLLSCSLIITSVIPPELPMELSIAVNTSLIALARRGIFCTEPFRIPFAGKVDICCFDKTGTLTSDDMEFQGIVTLEDDDELISDANKLPLRTQEVLSSCHALVFVDNKLVGDPLEKAAIKGIDWIYTSDEKAMSKKPGGQPVQIVHRFHFASHLKRMSVVVRIQEKFYAFIKGAPETIQERLVDLPAAYVETYKKFTRQGSRVLALAYKLLPEMPVSEARSLERDQVESDLTFSGFAVFNCPIRSDSGAVLQELGQSSHDLVMITGDQALTACHVASQVHISSKPVLILTRMKTGGFEWVSPDETDRAPYSAAEVAGLSESHDLCINGDCFEMLQSTEAVLQVIPYVKVFARVAPEQKELVLTTFKSVGRVTLMCGDGTNDVGALKQAHVGIALLNAEPVQKADSKSKAENKSGKLKKQKPANEASSQVTPAANSSAKASSSRPLTAAERQREKLQKMLDEMNDESDGRSAPIVKLGDASMASPFTAKHASVAPTLDIIRQGRSTLVTTLQMFKILGLNCLATAYVLSVMYLDGVKLGDVQATISGVFTAAFFLFISHARPLQTLSAERPHPNIFCAYVLLSILGQFAMHIFFLITAVNEASKHMPEECIEPDSDFHPNLVNTVSYMVNMMIQVATFAVNYMGHPFNQSISENKPFKYALYGAVAFFTVITSDMFRDLNDYMKLEPLPEGMRGKLMLWAMLMFCGCYGWERLLRWAFPGKMPSWEKRQKQAVANLEKKHD